A portion of the Polaribacter cellanae genome contains these proteins:
- a CDS encoding WD40/YVTN/BNR-like repeat-containing protein encodes MKKITTVLFLCATSLLFSQEFSMDLVKNMKPRNIGPGGMSGRVTSIDVVESNPEIMYVGTASGGIWKSTSGGVKWKPIFEKELTASIGAVAIQQSNPSVIWAGTGEGNPRNSLNGGFGIYKSLDAGKTWKSMGLEKTRHIHRVIIDPTNPNIVYVGAIGSPWGEHKERGVYKTVDGGKTWKQILFTNIRSGAADLIMDPKNPNKIIAAMWEHKRDPWFFKSGGEGSGLYITHDGGENWKKITEKEGFPKGELGRIGVAIAPSEPNIMYALVEAKKNALYKSEDGGFNWKKINDKPGIGNRPFYYSEIYVDPQNENRVYTIFTYVNVSQDGGKNFKQLMPAYGVDNGVHPDHHAWWIHSKNGKFMIDGNDGGLNITKDGGKSWRFIGNIPVAQFYHINVDNEFPYNVYGGMQDNGSWRGPAYVWKAQGIRNSYWQEISFGDGFDVVPDKDDSRYGWTMSQQGSVSRFDYLTGNNYGVKPTHKDPNVKLRFNWNAAINIDPFDNSTLYFGSQFVHKSTDKGLTWTVISPDLSTNNPEKLKQNESGGLTMDATGAENHCTILVIEPTPLEKDVLWAATDDGQVHITKNGGESWTNVAKNITGLPEFSWITQIKASNKNKGEALLVANDYRRFNYTPYAYRTKNYGKTWKRIVNKNDVQSYTLSIIEDPENENLLFLGTDDGLYISVNAGEKWTKWTNGFPTVSVKDLVIHPREHDLVIGTFGRAAWVLDDIRPLRAIAKQSFNAKKIHLFQPPTAYLAASQQPTGSRFGADAMYQGENRKRGAIISYYIDKPAEKKNKKQDKKDDNVISSEAEKSNKVKFDSIKLEIFDDVRQIRTLKFKAPKESGIHKTTWYLREKGVARASRRINKPKREPGGITVKPGTYRLKMTFGNQVSEQNIKVEFDPRLQISKAAINQKYNASKELEKYQEKIANIVEQLVESKNTATSIKSNLSKEDKKKFKEEIKASTEIIKKIDGLIAKFLGSIDKRQGITRNPEITVNQRFYQASSYIRSRFGEQTSTETVLMNQFKEEFKKVVNETNAFFNNDWVTYKSKTENIKISPFKETKIYSIN; translated from the coding sequence ATGAAAAAAATAACCACAGTACTTTTTTTATGCGCCACTTCTCTACTCTTTTCGCAAGAGTTTTCTATGGATTTGGTAAAAAATATGAAACCAAGAAATATTGGTCCTGGAGGCATGTCTGGACGTGTAACGTCCATTGATGTTGTAGAATCTAACCCAGAAATTATGTATGTTGGAACTGCTTCTGGAGGAATTTGGAAATCTACTTCTGGTGGCGTTAAATGGAAACCAATTTTCGAAAAAGAATTAACAGCTTCTATTGGTGCTGTTGCGATTCAGCAATCGAACCCAAGTGTAATTTGGGCAGGCACTGGAGAAGGAAACCCAAGAAATAGTTTAAATGGTGGTTTTGGAATCTACAAATCTTTAGATGCTGGAAAAACTTGGAAATCGATGGGTTTAGAAAAAACGCGTCATATTCATAGAGTTATTATCGATCCTACAAATCCTAATATAGTTTATGTGGGCGCAATTGGTTCTCCTTGGGGCGAACACAAAGAACGTGGCGTTTATAAAACTGTAGATGGAGGAAAAACGTGGAAACAAATTCTTTTTACAAATATTAGATCTGGAGCTGCAGATTTAATTATGGACCCAAAAAATCCGAATAAAATAATCGCTGCGATGTGGGAACACAAACGCGATCCTTGGTTTTTTAAATCTGGTGGAGAAGGAAGTGGATTATATATTACACACGATGGAGGAGAGAATTGGAAAAAAATTACAGAAAAAGAAGGTTTTCCAAAAGGTGAATTGGGTAGAATTGGTGTTGCAATTGCGCCAAGTGAACCAAATATTATGTATGCTTTGGTGGAAGCCAAGAAAAACGCATTGTATAAAAGTGAAGATGGAGGTTTTAATTGGAAAAAGATAAACGACAAACCTGGTATTGGAAATCGTCCTTTCTATTATTCCGAAATTTATGTAGATCCACAAAACGAAAATAGAGTGTATACAATTTTTACATACGTAAATGTTTCGCAAGATGGAGGAAAAAACTTCAAGCAATTAATGCCAGCTTATGGTGTAGATAATGGGGTTCATCCAGATCATCATGCTTGGTGGATTCATTCAAAAAACGGAAAATTTATGATCGATGGAAATGATGGTGGCTTAAACATTACCAAAGATGGTGGAAAATCTTGGCGATTTATAGGAAATATTCCTGTGGCTCAATTTTATCATATTAATGTAGATAATGAATTCCCTTACAATGTTTATGGAGGAATGCAAGATAATGGTTCTTGGAGAGGCCCCGCTTACGTTTGGAAAGCCCAAGGAATTAGAAATTCGTATTGGCAGGAAATTAGTTTTGGAGATGGTTTTGACGTTGTTCCAGATAAAGACGATTCTAGATATGGGTGGACTATGAGTCAGCAAGGTTCCGTTTCGCGATTCGATTATTTAACAGGAAATAATTACGGAGTAAAACCAACACATAAAGATCCTAATGTAAAGTTACGTTTCAATTGGAATGCTGCCATTAATATAGATCCTTTCGATAATAGTACATTGTATTTCGGAAGCCAGTTTGTGCATAAATCTACAGACAAAGGGTTAACTTGGACAGTTATTTCACCAGATTTATCGACCAACAATCCAGAAAAGTTAAAACAAAACGAAAGTGGTGGTTTAACCATGGATGCAACTGGTGCAGAAAACCATTGTACAATTTTGGTAATTGAACCAACTCCATTAGAAAAAGATGTTTTATGGGCTGCAACTGATGATGGACAGGTTCATATAACTAAAAATGGAGGAGAAAGTTGGACAAATGTTGCCAAAAATATTACTGGTTTACCAGAATTTTCTTGGATTACACAAATAAAAGCATCCAATAAAAATAAAGGTGAAGCACTTTTAGTTGCCAATGATTATAGACGATTTAATTATACACCTTATGCATACAGAACTAAAAATTATGGAAAAACTTGGAAACGTATTGTAAATAAAAATGACGTACAGAGTTATACATTATCTATTATTGAAGATCCAGAAAACGAAAATTTATTGTTCTTAGGTACAGATGATGGTTTATACATTTCTGTAAATGCAGGAGAAAAATGGACAAAATGGACCAATGGTTTTCCAACAGTTTCTGTAAAAGATTTGGTAATTCATCCTAGAGAACACGATTTAGTAATCGGAACTTTCGGTCGAGCAGCTTGGGTTTTAGACGATATTCGTCCATTAAGAGCCATCGCAAAACAAAGTTTTAATGCTAAAAAAATACACTTATTTCAACCACCAACTGCGTATCTAGCAGCCTCTCAACAACCTACAGGAAGTAGATTTGGTGCAGATGCAATGTATCAAGGAGAAAACAGAAAAAGAGGTGCAATTATTTCTTATTATATTGATAAACCCGCTGAAAAGAAAAACAAGAAACAAGATAAAAAAGACGATAATGTCATCTCAAGCGAAGCCGAGAAATCTAATAAAGTAAAATTTGACTCCATTAAATTAGAAATTTTTGATGATGTTCGCCAAATTAGAACTTTAAAATTTAAAGCTCCAAAAGAAAGTGGTATTCATAAAACCACTTGGTATTTAAGAGAAAAAGGAGTTGCTAGAGCTTCTCGAAGAATTAATAAACCTAAAAGAGAACCAGGAGGCATTACTGTAAAACCAGGAACATATCGTTTAAAAATGACCTTTGGAAACCAAGTTTCCGAGCAAAATATTAAAGTTGAATTCGACCCAAGGTTGCAAATTTCTAAAGCAGCAATCAATCAAAAATACAATGCAAGTAAAGAGTTGGAAAAATACCAAGAAAAAATTGCAAATATTGTAGAACAATTGGTAGAAAGTAAAAACACTGCAACTTCAATAAAGTCTAATTTATCTAAAGAAGATAAAAAGAAGTTTAAAGAAGAAATAAAAGCATCTACAGAAATTATTAAAAAAATTGATGGGCTAATTGCTAAATTCTTAGGCTCTATAGATAAAAGGCAAGGAATTACGAGAAATCCAGAAATTACGGTAAATCAGCGTTTTTATCAAGCAAGTAGTTATATTCGCTCTCGATTTGG